Proteins encoded in a region of the Deltaproteobacteria bacterium genome:
- a CDS encoding serine/threonine protein kinase gives MPDARQAAAAEPLSPGQIVLDRYRAVERIALGGHSVVYRGDDERLARPVCIKVFHKIGASDGLWRTSYEHFVQEAFALSQLTHPNTLRIYDFGHLPPRDGDPPDRGLPFQVSEYMDGGTLSRRVRIEGPLSVDDATAITVALCGALAEAHDRGIIHRDIKPKNILFAGTAGGRAVKLADFGIAKATSTEDIDVRRYRASDTRVIAGEHVTMLSPRWAAPEQLAGDPVGPATDIYALGAVTVFMLTGIVPFAAEGAVEAQRRRERAADVIRALFDGVAAPPAVVDALVDACRYDPADRPRDALAFADALARAARRTRAPSHLTPVPPPADGAARPAAPPRPLRVEDAGAVVAGRRCVFVPTDGGAADVAAAGGAVRARVSIVPGADGYCAGVKGLSCFVARGGARPSVAVQLFESAPVEFVQPNGEVVARADIDLGRPAAGHRVFDVGGVPVALSVDQCPQAVVLDFGPDAECVFVYAPPARAMGSARATGRRRRSS, from the coding sequence ATGCCGGATGCACGCCAGGCCGCGGCCGCTGAGCCGCTCTCACCGGGGCAGATCGTGCTCGACCGCTATCGCGCGGTGGAGCGCATCGCGCTCGGGGGGCACAGCGTGGTCTACCGCGGCGACGACGAGCGGCTCGCCCGGCCGGTCTGTATCAAGGTCTTCCACAAGATCGGGGCGTCAGACGGCCTGTGGCGCACCAGCTACGAGCACTTCGTCCAGGAAGCGTTCGCGCTGTCGCAGCTCACCCATCCCAACACGTTGCGCATCTACGACTTCGGCCACTTGCCGCCCCGCGACGGGGATCCCCCCGACCGGGGGCTGCCGTTTCAGGTATCGGAGTACATGGACGGCGGGACCCTGTCGCGACGCGTGCGGATCGAGGGGCCACTGTCGGTGGACGACGCGACGGCCATCACGGTGGCGCTGTGCGGCGCGCTCGCCGAGGCGCACGACCGCGGCATCATCCATCGCGACATCAAGCCCAAGAACATCCTGTTTGCCGGTACGGCGGGCGGGCGCGCCGTCAAGCTCGCCGACTTCGGCATCGCCAAGGCGACCTCGACCGAAGATATCGACGTCCGCCGCTATCGCGCGTCGGACACGCGCGTCATCGCCGGCGAGCACGTCACGATGTTGTCGCCGCGGTGGGCGGCGCCGGAACAGCTCGCCGGCGACCCGGTCGGCCCCGCCACCGACATCTACGCGCTCGGCGCGGTCACCGTGTTCATGCTCACGGGGATCGTCCCGTTCGCGGCCGAGGGCGCGGTCGAGGCGCAGCGCCGGCGCGAACGCGCAGCGGACGTGATCCGGGCGCTGTTCGACGGCGTGGCGGCGCCGCCGGCGGTCGTCGACGCGCTGGTGGACGCGTGCCGCTACGATCCGGCCGACCGCCCTCGCGACGCGCTCGCATTCGCCGACGCCCTCGCCCGCGCCGCGCGCCGGACGCGCGCGCCGTCGCACCTCACCCCGGTGCCGCCGCCGGCCGACGGGGCGGCCCGCCCGGCCGCGCCGCCGCGCCCGCTGCGCGTTGAGGACGCCGGCGCCGTCGTGGCGGGCCGGCGCTGTGTGTTCGTCCCGACAGACGGCGGTGCGGCCGACGTGGCCGCCGCCGGCGGCGCGGTCCGCGCGCGCGTCTCGATCGTCCCCGGCGCCGACGGCTACTGCGCGGGCGTCAAGGGGCTTTCGTGTTTCGTGGCGCGCGGCGGCGCGCGGCCGTCCGTCGCCGTGCAGCTGTTCGAATCGGCTCCGGTGGAATTCGTTCAACCGAACGGTGAGGTCGTAGCGCGCGCCGACATCGACCTCGGGCGGCCAGCTGCCGGCCACCGGGTGTTCGACGTCGGCGGCGTCCCGGTCGCGCTCAGCGTCGACCAGTGCCCGCAGGCCGTGGTCCTCGACTTCGGCCCCGACGCGGAGTGCGTGTTCGTCTACGCGCCGCCCGCGCGCGCGATGGGGAGTGCCCGCGCGACCGGCCGCCGCCGAAGGAGTTCGTGA